One Engystomops pustulosus chromosome 7, aEngPut4.maternal, whole genome shotgun sequence DNA window includes the following coding sequences:
- the TKFC gene encoding triokinase/FMN cyclase isoform X1 — MEVSKKLLNSVPGCVDDVLHGLTSCSPGLRVLQGHRVVLREDLDRVKGQVALLSGGGSGHEPAHAGYVGQGMLTGVIAGPVFTSPPVGSIVAAIRTVAQAGAAGVLLLVKNYTGDRLNFGLALERARREGLEVEMVVIADDCAFFSLRKAGRRGLCGIILIHKIAGALAEEGKGLQEIASFVKTVAAGIGTLGVSLSPCSVPGSGPTFTLGSDEIELGLGIHGEAGVQRYKMMSCDEVVKIMIDHMTDPTSKSRVEVQSGDSIILIVNNLGGLSCLELQVVASSAVRFLEGRGLRIERAMTGSFMTALEMSGVSITLMKTSSEILQLFDKETSAPAWPRVSRNPVTGRMRTFPCAPESPQPKESNPDVVSVQVYSRVLGYVCSSLLSLEEELNDLDRAAGDGDCGSTHARAAHAIQDWISSGQIPSHPSRFLAALSHVLLEKMGGTSGALYSLFLMAAAQPLQHQSGPQAWAASMEGGVEAMKRYGGAEPGDRTMLDALSAADTILQSLRTPNSNVMEILGRAVKSAADAAEETRHMTAGAGRASYIGSSTLSRPDPGAKAAAAILQAIWDGLNDGS, encoded by the exons ATGGAG GTCAGTAAAAAGTTGCTAAACTCTGTCCCTGGCTGTGTTGATGACGTCCTCCATGGCCTGACGTCTTGTTCTCCTGGACTGCGAGTACTTCAGGGACACCGCGTTGTATTACGTGAGGATCTGGATCGCGTGAAGGGACAGGTAGCGCTATTGTCTGGAGGGGGCTCAGGGCATGAACCCGCTCATGCAG GGTATGTTGGTCAGGGCATGCTCACAGGGGTCATTGCCGGTCCAGTCTTCACATCCCCTCCTGTTGGAAGCATCGTAGCAGCCATCAGGACTGTAGCACAGGCAGGAGCAG CTGGGGTTCTATTACTGGTGAAGAATTACACTGGTGATCGCCTGAATTTTGGTTTGGCTCTTGAGCGTGCGAGGAGGGAAGGGCTGGAGGTGGAGATGGTGGTGATTGCAGATGATTGCGCCTTCTTCTCTCTGCGCAAGGCTGGACGCCGTGGCTTGTGTGGCATCATCCTGATCCATAAG ATTGCCGGAGCTCTAGCGGAGGAGGGAAAGGGTTTGCAAGAAATTGCTTCCTTTGTGAAAACTGTTGCTGCAGGAATTG GTACTTTGGGAGTCAGCCTCTCGCCGTGCAGTGTGCCAGGCTCTGGACCCACCTTCACACTTGGCTCTGATGAGATAGAACTGGGATTAg GTATACATGGAGAAGCCGGGGTACAAAGATACAAG ATGATGTCTTGTGATGAGGTTGTGAAAATCATGATTGATCACATGACTGATCCAACCAGCAAGTCAAGAGTAGAGGTACAATCTG GTGACTCCATCATTCTAATAGTGAATAATCTGGGTGGTTTATCCtgtctggagctgcaggtagTTGCCAGCTCAGCTGTACGTTTTCTAG AGGGTCGTGGATTACGTATAGAGCGTGCAATGACTGGATCCTTCATGACAGCCCTTGAGATGAGCGGCGTCTCTATCACCTTAATGAAGACTTCATCAGAGATTCTGCAGTTGTTCG ATAAGGAGACTTCTGCTCCTGCTTGGCCTAGGGTGTCACGAAATCCTGTAACGGGTCGGATGCGAACTTTTCCATGTGCTCCTGAAAGCCCACAGCCAAAGGAGTCCAATCCTGATG TCGTGAGTGTACAGGTCTATAGCCGTGTGCTGGGCTACGTGTGCAGCTCTCTCTTATCCCTGGAGGAGGAGTTGAATGATCTGGATCGGGCCGCTGGGGACGGTGATTGTGGGAGCACTCATGCTCGAGCAGCCCATG CCATCCAGGACTGGATAAGCAGCGGGCAGATTCCTTCCCATCCATCGAGGTTTCTTGCAGCATTGTCACATGTCCTGCTGGAGAAGATGGGGGGCACTTCAGGCGCG TTGTACAGTCTTTTTTTGATGGCTGCCGCTCAACCCTTGCAACATCAATCTGGACCCCAGGCATGGGCAGCGTCAATGGAGGGCGGGGTAGAGGCTATGAAGAG ATACGGAGGAGCAGAGCCTGGTGACCGGACCATG CTGgatgccctctctgctgctgATACCATCCTGCAATCTCTGCGCACCCCAAACTCCAACGTCATGGAGATCCTTGGCCGGGCTGTAAAG AGCGCCGCTGATGCTGCGGAGGAGACGAGGCACATGACAGCTGGAGCCGGCCGGGCCAGTTACATCGGCTCCTCCACTCTCAGCCGTCCAGATCCAGGAGCCAAAGCTGCTGCCGCCATCTTGCAAGCGATTTGGGACGGCCTGAATGATGGTTCTTAG
- the TKFC gene encoding triokinase/FMN cyclase isoform X2 has product MLTGVIAGPVFTSPPVGSIVAAIRTVAQAGAAGVLLLVKNYTGDRLNFGLALERARREGLEVEMVVIADDCAFFSLRKAGRRGLCGIILIHKIAGALAEEGKGLQEIASFVKTVAAGIGTLGVSLSPCSVPGSGPTFTLGSDEIELGLGIHGEAGVQRYKMMSCDEVVKIMIDHMTDPTSKSRVEVQSGDSIILIVNNLGGLSCLELQVVASSAVRFLEGRGLRIERAMTGSFMTALEMSGVSITLMKTSSEILQLFDKETSAPAWPRVSRNPVTGRMRTFPCAPESPQPKESNPDVVSVQVYSRVLGYVCSSLLSLEEELNDLDRAAGDGDCGSTHARAAHAIQDWISSGQIPSHPSRFLAALSHVLLEKMGGTSGALYSLFLMAAAQPLQHQSGPQAWAASMEGGVEAMKRYGGAEPGDRTMLDALSAADTILQSLRTPNSNVMEILGRAVKSAADAAEETRHMTAGAGRASYIGSSTLSRPDPGAKAAAAILQAIWDGLNDGS; this is encoded by the exons ATGCTCACAGGGGTCATTGCCGGTCCAGTCTTCACATCCCCTCCTGTTGGAAGCATCGTAGCAGCCATCAGGACTGTAGCACAGGCAGGAGCAG CTGGGGTTCTATTACTGGTGAAGAATTACACTGGTGATCGCCTGAATTTTGGTTTGGCTCTTGAGCGTGCGAGGAGGGAAGGGCTGGAGGTGGAGATGGTGGTGATTGCAGATGATTGCGCCTTCTTCTCTCTGCGCAAGGCTGGACGCCGTGGCTTGTGTGGCATCATCCTGATCCATAAG ATTGCCGGAGCTCTAGCGGAGGAGGGAAAGGGTTTGCAAGAAATTGCTTCCTTTGTGAAAACTGTTGCTGCAGGAATTG GTACTTTGGGAGTCAGCCTCTCGCCGTGCAGTGTGCCAGGCTCTGGACCCACCTTCACACTTGGCTCTGATGAGATAGAACTGGGATTAg GTATACATGGAGAAGCCGGGGTACAAAGATACAAG ATGATGTCTTGTGATGAGGTTGTGAAAATCATGATTGATCACATGACTGATCCAACCAGCAAGTCAAGAGTAGAGGTACAATCTG GTGACTCCATCATTCTAATAGTGAATAATCTGGGTGGTTTATCCtgtctggagctgcaggtagTTGCCAGCTCAGCTGTACGTTTTCTAG AGGGTCGTGGATTACGTATAGAGCGTGCAATGACTGGATCCTTCATGACAGCCCTTGAGATGAGCGGCGTCTCTATCACCTTAATGAAGACTTCATCAGAGATTCTGCAGTTGTTCG ATAAGGAGACTTCTGCTCCTGCTTGGCCTAGGGTGTCACGAAATCCTGTAACGGGTCGGATGCGAACTTTTCCATGTGCTCCTGAAAGCCCACAGCCAAAGGAGTCCAATCCTGATG TCGTGAGTGTACAGGTCTATAGCCGTGTGCTGGGCTACGTGTGCAGCTCTCTCTTATCCCTGGAGGAGGAGTTGAATGATCTGGATCGGGCCGCTGGGGACGGTGATTGTGGGAGCACTCATGCTCGAGCAGCCCATG CCATCCAGGACTGGATAAGCAGCGGGCAGATTCCTTCCCATCCATCGAGGTTTCTTGCAGCATTGTCACATGTCCTGCTGGAGAAGATGGGGGGCACTTCAGGCGCG TTGTACAGTCTTTTTTTGATGGCTGCCGCTCAACCCTTGCAACATCAATCTGGACCCCAGGCATGGGCAGCGTCAATGGAGGGCGGGGTAGAGGCTATGAAGAG ATACGGAGGAGCAGAGCCTGGTGACCGGACCATG CTGgatgccctctctgctgctgATACCATCCTGCAATCTCTGCGCACCCCAAACTCCAACGTCATGGAGATCCTTGGCCGGGCTGTAAAG AGCGCCGCTGATGCTGCGGAGGAGACGAGGCACATGACAGCTGGAGCCGGCCGGGCCAGTTACATCGGCTCCTCCACTCTCAGCCGTCCAGATCCAGGAGCCAAAGCTGCTGCCGCCATCTTGCAAGCGATTTGGGACGGCCTGAATGATGGTTCTTAG